The following is a genomic window from Benincasa hispida cultivar B227 chromosome 7, ASM972705v1, whole genome shotgun sequence.
ATGTTTGGAAGTATACTAATTCAAGGCGAGTAattctaaaatagttaaaatcatttttgtcattttcaataTCACTCAAAACATgctttaaattattcaaaatgaattttagtagtatgaagaaagtgattaaaagtgtaaaattaaacattgaattgattttaagtgattaaaagtgtgttttggagtaattttaaacatgaaaaaGTGATTTTCACCGTTAAaaaaaatcactcccaaaccTTTTTTTAGAGGTTTTTTATCTTTTGCGGTTCATTCTTGTTAGTTTTTTGGTTTGATGTTTCTCTATGTTTGGCCTGATTTGTCTTGGTTCAGTTTGTCTCTTAGTTTCTTAAGGGACTATCTCCCTTAGTTTCTTTTTGGCCTGTGGTCTTCAGTTGTTGTGTTTGTCTTCTATTTGGAGATCTTGTATTTTGGAGCACTTCATATCTATGAAATTTTTTGtttccattttaaaaaatgaaaaaaaaaaaatcattcataaatATGCACTAACTGCTTCTTCTGAAAGCACTTTTTAGTACTTTTTAGCATTTTAGACTTCTCAAGATCACCTTTGATTTTCTAACGAAATGCTGGGAAGATTTAAGTACTTTTGATTGGTTAGAGTTGCCATCCAAAAGTCATACTCACCTTTTAAGCATTGCTATTTGCTTCAAAAGATTCACCACCTGCAGCAATGACTCAAGATATTGGCTTCTGCAACCAATCACAGAAAGCAATTTGCAGTTATTTGCACTTGCTTCCTTATGGATATCTAGCAAAGTTGGTTCTTCTTTCTCCTCCTTCTGAAGATTAGTGCCTTACTTTTTCATGAATACAACTATACTAATTTTTTTGCAGTTGCACACTTCTCATCCTCTTTCTATAAAACTTCTGAAGTCTTTTGGGGATAAGATGATTAAAGAACAACACTTCATGACACGGGATTTATTGGATGCAGTAAGTTGCTGTTTCCATAGTGGTTTTAGAATTTCTTTCTCTTGCAGTCATATCCCTACCTACTGATGATGAAAGTTCTGTAGGAGGTCCTATTCATGCAGGTATTGCTCATGATCCAAAGATGTTTCTTACCTCATTCTAGTTGGGTCCAGatgatatatgtttatcttctATAGATATTGAAGTTCGAGATTGGTACTGCGAATATCACTTTTATATTTCTTGAGGAACTTCTTATTCAATTGAAGTAAGATTTTTTGCTAACTCTCCCAAATCGACTGTCATTTAGTCTTGGATAATTGCCATCGGATTGTTCTTGgcttctttttagtttttatcttCCTGGTACTAAATTCAGGAAAGTAGCAAAAGTTGGGGAGCTTGTGAACTGGGAAGCATGCATGGACGTAATGGATCTACTATATGAAAAAGAGGAGACATCTGTGTTTTACAGTTCTCCTTATTCTTTAGCTGCTGCCATCTTGGTACGTATTTTTAGGAATGAAATCAGAACGTTTCTAATTATTCATTAACTCCCTCTCCCCCTCATGTGTGTAGGTTGCTTCATATCTCATCACTGTTCCAGTTCAAGAATGGGAATTTCCAGTTATTCCCTGGGGTAAGTTGCATTTACAATTCATCTCCCCTTTTTGTTAAGCATGGATAGAACTTTGaaagtaaaaacaaaaatagctTTTACTCGCACCTTTGTCCGTCTACTTATGCCCAAGTTCCTTAAGACTACTCTCAGAAGAATGCAAGCACAACGAACAAACAACCACACAATTAGCCAACAGTAGGATTCACCAAAATTTTCCTTTCCTCTGACAGCTCACTACACAAGAGAACTATTGTGTGAGTGAGATGCTTATACAAGTTGGAGCTCTCCCATTTCGTACGACAATCTCTCCGCTAAAATCTCCAGATTTCTAGGGAGGTTGGTGAATACAAGGTCAGACTATCTACATTTAGTAAACCTACTTCCTGAAATTTGAGCACCAAGTCTTTTGACTTTGCCCATTTTATTCTTTGCCCAAGTCTTCTTCCTATCCTTGAGGGATGTTTTGACTTGGAATCTTGCTCCCCACTCCAAGTGCTTTCATTAGAGTTCCTATTCCACCAGCACTCAACCAAATTCCACCTAGATGCATGCCCCAAACATAACCAACGTTTGACCCCTGGGTGTTGCGCATTCACTCACGCTTGCTAGTGTATGCTTGCTGTGTCATCTTTCTGGTCGTGAGGATGTTGGCCACCCATCTGCGTTCCCCTAAGGTATGCGTCTCCTCTATACATTTTTTTCACCGCTTGGCCTTGTCTTTGTTCTCTAGTGTGTCGTCTCACACATCGTGCCATTGGCTCATGCAAGGGTCGCCAAGCCTAGCCACATGCCTCAAGACTAAGGGTTTAACAAACGGTATACACTAAGGTTTAAgagaatcaaaattatattattcCATTCACCGAAGATTTATGTATATACAAGTATACTAGAGTAACCTAAGTAAGAGAAGGTTAAAAGACAGGAAAGGACAATATGACAAGGATATTTACAATGATATAGTAATACTAATATTAGCATTATAATACTACCCTTCAAGTTAGAGCATACATGTTAACCACTCCCAATTCGTTATAGAGATAATCAATATGTGCTAAGTTCAACACTTTTATGAAGATATCTCCTAACTGTTCTCCGGTCTTCACATAGTCGATGGATGTCAATCCTTGCTAAATTTTCTCATGTACAAAATGGTTGTGTTTAGTCctctcataaaatattgtattagaTGCAAGTGAAGGGTCCTTGATTATCACACTATAATTTGGTTGGTGTTGTGATATCAATTTCGAATTCAATACGAAGTTGATATATCCAAACAAGTTCACAATAGACTGTCATTGCTTTATATCCTGATTCAACACTTGAACTTGATACCACATTTTTGCTTCTTACTcttttaagaaaccaaaataCCATACCACCAAcaaatacaaaatataaatatctTGAGGTCGATCTTTATTCTTCCTTAGATCCTGCCCAATCAATATCTAAGAAGAATTCGATGTTAGTATGACCATAAACATTCAATGTTCGAGTTCTCTCGACTCCTTTGCCTTACACCGATGACCCACTGTATATGTTTCTTCGCACCAAAAACACCCTTTTTTCCTTTTGCGATTGGAACTCAACATTCGTCAATTGTCACATCAAACCATCCCATTTGGCCCTTAGCACAGTTGCCTCTCTCAAAGTGATTGTGTGCATCAGAATAGTCTCTGTTTGCTTTGTGCTATCCTTTTTATTTAGGGCTAAGTACTTGGGCTTTACCTCCATTCTGGCTTCGTGACTGGCCTCAGCCCAAGTCAACTCACAGTCTTCTTCCCCCTGGGCTATTCAGATGCTTGCTAGCCCAACAGGCTCCCAACATTTCCAcctcatatataattataggATCCAACCTGTTCACGAAGGTATTTCTCCAGAACCTCATTGGTTAAATGCGATAAAGGCTCCACTAACTTGTCAAACAAGTTTCGATAAGCTTCAATGGTGGTCTCATGTTTTATTTTCAAGAGCTGACCACACACGGTGCCTTGCGAGGCAATTGGAATTGCTCAAGtagcttcattttcaaatcCTTAAATGATTCCCTTTCCTCTTTTAGACCAATACCAGTCTAGCCCTACTTCCTAAAAACTAATCACAAATACAGTTAATTTCTTAGAATTAGTGAGTTTACGGATTTGGGAATACTTATCGTCGCAAAAAAGTGATAGGAAACTGATcttttaaaagatatttatcGATTAAGTGAGTTGACACAATCGCACAACATAACTACTAAACGATGAACTTgctctttattaaacgatgagtgtcaattcaacaactatacgatcgcttactatTGCTACGCGATCGCTTacaaacactaaacgatcatttacattcactacacgattgcttacaaACTCTACATGATCACTTACTAacgctatacgatcgcttataTACACTACGCGATCGCTTAAcaacactacatgatcgctaAAGCTCTTCTACACGATCACCTAGTAGATGAAGTAGGCGATGAGCGGCACTCCTCGACTGATTCTACACGATAGACTTTCTCGAACTCCCACCCTCGAGAGCTCACTTCCCTTACTCAAGATATTCAATCTTCTATGCCTTCTCTTTtcgtttctttcttcttttaaacccCAACTTCCCTCAACAGAATTGAAAGTAGTTTAGCTGTGGTCCCTAACCTCCTTAACCGACTCAATCGCCAATTTTCtctattctttcttctttgataTTGCAGTataattggaggcctatcaTTACCCCTCCACCtttaccttgtcctcaaggtaaaATTCTGGAAATTGATTATGGAAATCATCCAATACCTCCCAAGTTGCCTTATGCTCTGGCAGTCCTTTCCACTTCACCAAAACTTCACGTCCTCGATGTGACAACCCTGGTCGAGAACTCCATACAACCTTTGGTTCAGGTAGCCAAGTATGATTTTCATTGACTAAAGGATCGACAGATGATTTTCCCTCTGGCTATCCAACCACCTTTTTGAGTTGCGACACATGAAAAACTAGATGGATCAACACTGTTGATGGAAGCTCTAACTTGTAAGCTACTAATCCCACCATGTCAATCACCTGATATGGCCCATAATACTTGGGTGTGACATAATACTTGGGAGATAATTTCACATACCGCTTTTGCCGAACTGAAATTTGGCGATAGGGACACAACTTCAGCCATACCCAATCCCCAACTTGAAATTCTATATCCCGTCATTTCCTATCTgcaaacttcttctttttctcttgagccaccCTCAAATACTCCTTACGTACTCTCAGTGCAGCATCCCGGTCTCGCATTTGTTGGTCCAAAGTCGCATTCACAGTGCAATCATCCCCATAGTAAATCAACACTGGGGGTTGACGTCTATACACAATCTGAAAAGGGGAAAAGCCAGTGGAAGCATTATACGTAGTATTATATCAGTATTCCGCCCAATGCAACTAGTTAATCCATTCTTCAGGACACTCCCCACAGAAGCACCTCAAAATACATTTCCACACTACGGTTTACCACTTCTGTCTGACGACTGAGGATGATATGTTGTGCTGCGATAGAGCTTAGTACCCGACAGCCGGAACAACTCCTATCAGAAGTGACTCACAAACACCTTGTCTCGGTCCGAGACAATTGACTTCGACACCCCGTGCATCTTTATTACTTCTCTACAAAATACATTTGCTACAACATCAACGTTCAGAGGATGTNCACAATCGCttacaaactctacacgatcgctcacCAACACTACACAATTGCTTACTAACGCTATACGATTGCTTACAGACACTACGCGATCGCTCACCAACACTACATGATTGCTGAAgctcttctacacgatcgcctagtagATGAAGTAGGCAATGAGTGACACTCTGTGACTGATTCTACACGATAAACTTTCCCGAACTCCCACCCTCGAGAGCTCACTTCCCTTACTCTATTCAACCTTCAATGCCTTCTCTTTcggtttcttttttcttttaaaccccAACTTCTCCTAACAGAATTGAAAGTAGTTTAGATGTGGTCCCCAACCTCCTTAACTGACTCAACCACCGATTTTCCCTTATTTCCtctattcttcttctttgataTTGCAGGataattggaggcctatcaTTACCTCCCCCTCCACCtttaccttgtcctcaaggtaaaATTCCAGAAATTGAGTCTGGAAATCATCCAATACCTCCCAAGTCGCCTCATGCTCTGGCAGTCCTTTCCATTTCACCAAAACTTCACGTCCCCGATGTGACAACCCAGGTCAAGAGCTCAATACAACCTCTGGTTCAGGTAGCCAAGTATGATTTTCATTGGCTAAAGGATCTACAGATGACTTTCCTTCTAGCTGTCCAACCACCTTTTTTAGTTGTGACACATGAAAAACTCGATGGATCGACATTGTTGATGGAAGCTCCAACTTGTAAGCTACTAATCCCACCCTGTCAATCACCTGATATGGCCCATAATACTTGGGAGATAATTTCACACACCGTTTTTTCCGAACTGAAATTTGGTGATAGGGACGCAACTTCAGCCATACCCAATCCCCAACTTGAAATTCTATATCCCGTCGTTTCCTATCCAcaaacttcttcattttctcttgagccaccCTCAAATGCTCCTTAAGTACTCGCAGTGCAGCATCCCTATCCTGCATTTGTTGGTCCAAAGTCGCATTCCCAGTGAAATCATCTCCACAGTAAATCAACACTAGAGGTTGACATCCATATACAATCTGAAAAGGGGAAAAGCCAGTGGAGGCATTATACGTAGTATTATACCAGTATTCCGTGCATCTTTATTACTTCTCTACAAAATACATTTGCTACAACATCAACGTTCAGAGGATGTTTTGAAGGCAAGAAATGAGCATACTTGCTCAATCTATCGACTACCACTAAAATCACATCATACCCCTTGGCCTAAGGTAATCCTTCAATGAAATCCATCGATATGTCAGCCCATACAACATCAGGAATAGGGAGTGGCATTAATAACCCTGCTGGTGACAAGTTCATCAATTTATTCTTCTGGCAAACCACACATTTTTCCACATACTTCTTAATAGCTCTCTTCATTCCTTCCCAATACAGCTCTCCAGATATTCTCTTGTATGTCCTCAGGAATCCCAAGTGGCCACCAAACACAGAGTCATGATATGTATGCAAGATTGTAGGTATCAAAGACGAGGTATTGGAAAGTACTAACCTCCCTTTATACTTCAGCACGCTCTGATGGAGAGAAAAATTTTGTACTCTATCCTCCTTCCTCAGTACTCGGCCTTTAATTCTTTGTAACCGATCATCTTGCTCTACTTCCTTCTGAATTACAGCCCTATCAATTAAAGTAGGGGCCGATAACTGGGCCAAATGAGCCTCCATCTTCACTCTGGATAGTGCATCCACGACCCCATTCTCTAATCCGAGACGATAGACTACTTCAAAATCATAACCAAGCAATTTAGCTACCCATTTTTGATGTTGCGGCTATATCGTCCTCTGTTCAAGTAAAAACTTCAATGCTTTCTGATCCGTTTTGATGACAAATCGTCTTCCTAACAAATAAGGTCCCATCTCTGCACGACCATGACAACGGTTAACAACTCCCTCTCATATACCTGTTTCGCATGGTCTCTCAATGATAGAGTATGGTTGTAAAAAGCTACCTGTCATCTCTACTACACTAGCACCGCACCTATGCCATACCTCGAAGCATCGGTCTCTACCTCAAAGGGTATGCTGAAATCAGGTAACTAACATGGGTAGTGTTATCATAGTAGTTTTAAGCTTCTCAAAAGCATACTGAGCATCCTCTATCCATTGAAAAGTTCCTCCTTTCACAATATGTGTCAAAGTAG
Proteins encoded in this region:
- the LOC120082122 gene encoding cyclin-J18 isoform X2, which codes for MESGKLPILRIRVVKFLIQSAHDLEVAPIVKYSALSLFADRFYRSLSGFTTCSNDSRYWLLQPITESNLQLFALASLWISSKLHTSHPLSIKLLKSFGDKMIKEQHFMTRDLLDAEVLFMQILKFEIGTANITFIFLEELLIQLKKVAKVGELVNWEACMDVMDLLYEKEETSVFYSSPYSLAAAILVASYLITVPVQEWEFPVIPWVCNTIQRRRYCTSSQRHSTSRFRD
- the LOC120082122 gene encoding cyclin-J18 isoform X1 — encoded protein: MESGKLPILRIRVVKFLIQSAHDLEVAPIVKYSALSLFADRFYRSLSGFTTCSNDSRYWLLQPITESNLQLFALASLWISSKLHTSHPLSIKLLKSFGDKMIKEQHFMTRDLLDAEVLFMQILKFEIGTANITFIFLEELLIQLKKVAKVGELVNWEACMDVMDLLYEKEETSVFYSSPYSLAAAILVASYLITVPVQEWEFPVIPWVQFVTPFKEDDIVHQVRDILLHVLETD
- the LOC120082122 gene encoding cyclin-J18 isoform X3; the encoded protein is MESGKLPILRIRVVKFLIQSAHDLEVAPIVKYSALSLFADRFYRSLSGFTTCSNDSRYWLLQPITESNLQLFALASLWISSKLHTSHPLSIKLLKSFGDKMIKEQHFMTRDLLDAEVLFMQILKFEIGTANITFIFLEELLIQLKKVAKVGELVNWEACMDVMDLLYEKEETSVFYSSPYSLAAAILVASYLITVPVQEWEFPVIPWGD